Proteins from a genomic interval of Fusarium oxysporum Fo47 chromosome I, complete sequence:
- a CDS encoding uncharacterized protein (TPA_inf: galactose oxidase precursor), which produces MKVVYALTLCLGIADAVVLPVFSAPKGGYALPRPDSDDTTDSSKTAAGSKTNLDSMLPVFGKAKPKTGFPASALSRRVARIEQTYGSDDESTDDSDDTPTDPSDATPSSPPDDTPSGSSDDIDEVVYAEPFMQPTYVRFGPAPVDKPEVAPKAKSNSKDTASVAKHGVDDDSSSGGHKQKGKDKNKGKDDATKSRKKPEDSPKTSSNSATDSVSVTATSTAAPTSPPKGDDKGKSKGKGKGKGKDGGGRHNGDDDATKSRTKVEDSTKTRSSAPTKTYSDDSGKGKGKGKGDGKGRHDGGVDATKSRAKAEDSETNSKKSSKKGSKDDSKSKPSKKSFITHQSGKTFDADSTKGGGKNGPGYNPSFDVPKLNKGYIQAIPPKASTINNKFSSRVKPRPQLNTEKVRPLSSSSSSSSSLLKRDESKNILSLRAAAPFNSAAIDRKKWSVTCDSVHEGDDCKNAIDGNGDTMWHTQWEGSEPAPPHSITVDMKKSYNVNGISMLPRQDGSQNGYIAQHQIFLSKDGKTWGSPVAYGNWYSDWTVKYANFDTQPARFVKLVALTEANGNPWTSIAELNVFQANDYVPPQATQGAWGPTINFPIIPVAGTVDPNTGKVLVWSSWARDTMSGGPGGLTLTSTWDPATGQVAERQVTETNHDMFCPGISLDGNGQLVVTGGNNAERTSLFDPVKQAWVSGPNMKVARGYQSSATTSTGKVFTIGGSWSGGESFKNGEVYDPKKKTWTLLNKADVQKMLTNDAQGLFRSDNHAWLFGWKSGTVFQAGPSKNMNWYYTEKKNGDVKTAGQRASDRGVAPDAMCGNAIMFDAVKGKILTHGGTPNYQDSDATTDAHIITVGNPGANVSVAYASEGLFFPRVFHSSVVLPNGNVFITGGQQYAVPFEDSTPQLQPEMYYPDRDVFELMKPNNIVRTYHSIALLLPDGRVFNGGGGLCGGCDTNHFDAQLYTPPYLYDSKGKLATRPKITSVSVSTIKVGGTVTVQTGGAIVQASLVRDQRRIPLTLANAGKNSYSFQVPSDPGVALPGYWMLFVMDKNGVPSVASTIKVTGS; this is translated from the exons ATGAAGGTTGTTTACGCCTTGACGTTATGCCTGGGCATCGCTGATGCTGTGGTTCTCCCCGTCTTCTCAGCTCCCAAGGGTGGCTATGCACTTCCTCGACCTGATTCAGATGACACAACCGATTCTTCAAAGACTGCGGCAGGATCAAAGACAAATTTGGATTCTATGCTTCCTGTATTTGGAAAGGCAAAACCAAAGACTGGGTTtcctgcttctgctttgtcGCGAAGAGTTGCCCGAATTGAGCAGACATATGGCTCTGATGACGAGTCTACAGACGACTCTGATGATACGCCCACGGATCCATCTGATGCTACTCCATCAAGTCCGCCTGATGACACGCCATCAGGCTCTTCAGATGATATTGACGAGGTGGTGTATGCCGAGCCATTCATGCAACCCACTTATGTCCGCTTTGGTCCAGCTCCTGTCGACAAGCCAGAAGTTGCTCCCAAGGCCAAGTCGAATTCAAAAGATACTGCGAGTGTAGCCAAGCATGGAGTAGACGATGACTCCAGCTCTGGAGGCCACAAGCAGAAAGGCAAGGATAAGAACAAGGGCAAAGATGACGCTACAAAGTCTCGcaagaagcctgaggatTCACCAAAAACATCTTCCAACAGTGCAACGGATTCAGTGTCTGTTACTGCCACAAGCACAGCAGCCCCCACAAGCCCGCCAAAAGGCGATGACAAGGGCAAAAGCAAGGGAAAAGGAAAGGGGAAGGGCAAAGATGGCGGTGGCAGGCATAACGGAGATGACGATGCTACCAAGTCTCGCACCAAGGTTGAAGATTCTACCAAGACTCGATCTTCTGCTCCTACCAAGACCTATTCTGATGATTCAGGAAAGGGTAAGGGGAAGGGTAAAGGAGATGGCAAGGGTAGACAcgatggtggtgttgatgctaCAAAGTCACGAGCCAAAGCAGAGGACTCTGAGACCAACTCCAAGAAGAGTTCCAAGAAGGGATCAAAAGACGACTCAAAGTCCAAGCCCTCAAAGAAATCCTTCATCACACATCAATCCGGCAAAACCTTCGATGCCGACAGCACCAAAGGCGGCGGCAAAAACGGCCCCGGCTACAACCCCTCCTTCGACGTCCCCAAGCTCAACAAAGGCTACATCCAAGCCATCCCCCCCAAAGCCAgcaccatcaacaacaaattCAGCTCGCGTGTGAAGCCTCGCCCCCAACTCAACACAGAAAAGGTCCGTCCcctttcctcctcctcctcctcctcctcctccctcCTCAAGAGGGATGaaagtaaaaatatactGAGTCTCCGTGCAGCCGCGCCCTTCAACAGCGCCGCGATCGACCGCAAGAAGTGGTCAGTGACGTGTGATAGCGTGCACGAGGGGGATGACTGCAAGAATGCTATCGACGGGAACGGTGATACTATGTGGCATACCCAGTGGGAGGGCAGTGAGCCTGCGCCGCCGCATAGTATCACTGTTGATATGAAGAAGAGCTATAACGTCAATGGGATTTCTATGCTGCCCAGACAGGATGGCTCGCAGAATGGGTATATTGCGCAGCATCAAATATTCCTGAGCAAGGATGGGAAGACTTGGGGTTCACCTGTGGCGTATGGGAATTGGTACAGTGACTGGACTGTCAAGTATGCCAATTTCGATACGCAGCCTGCACGATTTGTCAAGCTCGTTGCTCTCACTGAGGCGAATGGCAATCCCTGGACAAGCATTGCAGAGCTCAATGTCTTTCAAGCGAACGACTACGTTCCTCCCCAAGCAACTCAAGGCGCTTGGGGTCCTACCATTAACTTCCCCATCATCCCCGTCGCTGGAACCGTTGATCCCAACACCGGCAAAGTCCTCGTCTGGTCATCCTGGGCTAGAGACACCATGTCTGGTGGTCCCGGTGGTCTAACGCTCACTTCAACATGGGACCCAGCAACTGGCCAAGTCGCAGAGCGTCAAGTCACAGAGACGAACCATGACATGTTCTGCCCCGGCATTTCCCTCGACGGAAACGGCCAACTCGTCGTTACAGGCGGTAACAATGCCGAGCGCACAAGCCTCTTCGACCCCGTCAAACAAGCCTGGGTATCCGGTCCCAACATGAAAGTCGCACGCGGGTATCAATCCTCCGCCACAACATCCACAGGCAAAGTCTTCACCATCGGAGGATCCTGGAGCGGCGGCGAGTCTTTCAAGAACGGCGAAGTATACGatccgaagaagaagacctggACACTGCTTAATAAAGCAGATGTTCAGAAGATGCTCACGAATGATGCGCAGGGCTTGTTCCGCTCTGATAACCACGCTTGGCTGTTTGGTTGGAAGAGCGGTACTGTGTTCCAGGCTGGGCCGAGTAAGAACATGAACTGGTATTacactgagaagaagaacggcgATGTCAAGACTGCGGGGCAGAGGGCCTCTGATCGTGGTGTTGCGCCTGATGCTATGTGCGGAAATGCCATCATGTTTGACGccgtcaagggcaagattcTGACTCATGGTGGAACTCCGAATTATCAAGACTCGGACGCTACTACTGATGCCCACATCATCACTGTCGGAAATCCTGGTGCGAATGTTTCTGTTGCTTACGCCAGTGAgggtcttttcttccctcgtGTGTTCCACAGCTCTGTTGTTCTTCCCAACGGCAACGTCTTCATCACAGGTGGTCAGCAATACGCTGTCCCGTTTGAAGACTCAACGCCTCAGTTGCAACCTGAGATGTACTATCCAGACAGAGATGTCTTTGAGCTCATGAAGCCCAATAACATCGTAAGGACATATCACAGCATCGCCCTCCTCCTTCCCGACGGAAGAGTCTTCAACGGCGGCGGTGGTCTCTGCGGCGGATGTGACACAAACCACTTCGACGCTCAACTCTACACTCCTCCCTACCTCTACGACTCAAAGGGCAAGTTAGCCACACGCCCCAAGATCACTTCCGTGTCTGTGTCCACCATCAAGGTTGGAGGAACAGTTACTGTTCAAACGGGCGGAGCTATCGTGCAAGCTTCCCTAGTACG TGACCAACGACGTATTCCGTTGACGTTAGCTAACGCAGGAAAGAATTCGTATTCGTTCCAGGTGCCTAGTGATCCTGGTGTTGCGCTGCCGGGATACTGGATGTTGTTTGTCATGGATAAGAATGGAGTGCCGAGTGTGGCTTCTACGATCAAGGTCACTGGTTCATAG
- a CDS encoding uncharacterized protein (eukaryotic protein of unknown function-domain containing protein) → MSATQPIAVNTPENPSEGDSKGPTANATQAFIATNEDAAVSQGIHTLEVKSVHWYSYLTTVDFWIVLALGQVLALCITATNTFTSFLANAGTNIPAFQTVFNYILMFLIYTPIFLWKDGIKGWWRVGVKDGWKYLIMAFLDVEGNYFTVLAYRYTNVLSAQLINFWAIVCVVVISFFLLKVRYRIFQIIGIVVCCGGMGILIASDHISGTNGGSGLDMVKGDLFALLGATLYGTTNVFEEWLVSRAHLYHVLSFLGLFGMCINGVQAAIFDRNSFDNATWNGKVIGWIIGYTLCLNIFYILVPVMLRMGSAAFLNISLLTANFWGVIIGIRVFGYTIHFLYPIAFVLIIIGQLVYFVTGSMLSDSKKPWLGDNQEDGVLGFGTAKLKALNAARKAQMEAEAGQQDTYR, encoded by the coding sequence ATGTCGGCCACTCAACCCATCGCCGTCAACACCCCCGAGAACCCCTCTGAGGGCGACTCCAAGGGTCCAACCGCCAATGCTACCCAGGCCTTCATCGCCACGAACGAAGATGCCGCCGTCAGCCAGGGCATCCACACCCTCGAGGTCAAGTCCGTCCACTGGTACAGCTACCTGACCACCGTCGACTTCTGGATCGTCCTTGCGCTGGGCCAAGTTCTCGCGCTGTGCATCACGGCCACCAACACCTTTACCAGCTTCCTCGCCAACGCGGGCACCAACATCCCCGCATTCCAGACCGTCTTCAACTACATCCTCATGTTCCTCATTTACACGCCTATCTTTCTGTGGAAGGATGGTATTAAGGGCTGGTGGCGCGTTGGCGTGAAGGATGGGTGGAAGTACCTCATCATGGCGTTTTTGGACGTTGAGGGAAACTACTTTACGGTTTTGGCGTACCGGTACACGAACGTCTTGTCGGCGCAGCTCATTAACTTTTGGGCTATTGTCTGCGTTGTTGTCATCTCgttcttcctcctcaaggTTCGGTACAGAATCTTTCAGATCATTGGTATTGTGGTCTGCTGTGGTGGTATGGGTATTCTCATCGCCAGTGATCACATCAGCGGTACCAATGGCGGCAGCGGTCTTGATATGGTCAAGGGTGATTTGTTCGCTCTGCTCGGTGCCACTCTCTACGGTACTACCAATGTATTCGAGGAGTGGCTTGTGTCCAGGGCTCACTTGTACCACGTCCTGTCATTCCTGGGCCTGTTTGGTATGTGCATCAACGGTGTCCAGGCTGCCATCTTTGACCGAAACTCTTTCGATAACGCAACCTGGAACGGTAAGGTTATCGGCTGGATCATCGGCTACACTCTGTGCCTGAACATCTTCTACATCCTCGTACCCGTCATGCTTCGCATGGGAAGTGCGGCTTTCCTCAACATCTCTTTGTTGACTGCCAACTTTTGGGGTGTCATCATTGGTATCCGGGTCTTTGGCTACACCATTCACTTCCTGTACCCCATTGCCTTTGTTCTTATCATCATTGGTCAGCTTGTCTACTTTGTCACTGGTAGCATGCTGAGTGATTCTAAGAAGCCTTGGTTGGGTGATAACCAGGAGGATGGCGTTTTGGGTTTCGGAActgccaagctcaaggctctcaacGCTGCGCGTAAGGCTCAGAtggaggctgaggctgggCAGCAAGATACCTACCGTTGA
- a CDS encoding uncharacterized protein (expressed protein) — MSNTDPSGSSSTNSGKLSAANISRKLNINSEKDCFDLLFQEITALPEREPLAPSSVPSMASQLSLLSQRSSATDSTTRTNVWIAKTVRAAMSDAISKP, encoded by the exons ATGTCGAATACTGATCCTTCGGGGTCTTCGTCGACAAATTCTG GGAAGCTGAGTGCGGCCAACATATCACGAAAGCTCAACATAAACTCAGAAAAGGACTGTTTTGATCTCCTGTTTCAAGAGATTACAGCTTTGCCAGAGCGTGAACCATTGGCACCAAGCTCAGTACCTTCGATGGCTTCTCAACTGTCACTCCTATCGC AGAGAAGTTCAGCAACAGATAGTACAACAAGAACCAATGTCTGGATAGCAAAGACCGTACGGGCAGCCATGTCTGATGCCATTTCCAAGCCATAA
- a CDS encoding Metallo-dependent phosphatase-like protein, which translates to MILRSKTLAAGSALVAVACASQPGAIAPIPGPMRDLTWGQLNFIHTTDTHGWIGGHFQEPQYSADWGDYISFTKHMRKQADEQGSDLLVIDTGDRIEGNGLYDASSPKGLFQYDIYAEADVDILCTGNHELYKAYSADMEHNTTVPNYRGKYLASNLDYIDFKTGDRVPQAQRYKKFKTKNQGFEIVAFGFLFDFTGNANNTVVQPVEDTIKEDWFQEAIREKPDLFVVIGHVGLRMEEFKVIFTAIRKQNWHIPIAFFGGHAHVRDTVQYDSKAFAIASGRYFETIGWMSIDGISKGSTKEVEAAASPTFTRRYIDNNLYGLHHHTGLNQSTFPTADGKRVTQMITRARKALQLDYKFGCAPKTLWMTRTKHTDEDSIYYWISNQLLPDIITRKDRKDKARLAIFNTGGIRFDIFKGGFTRDSTYAVSPFTSGFSYIPDVPYKAASKVIDLLNSAGRILAENGADVRFLAMPEQAFPAPAMKAMFEANKEGEDEKRLELRSFLDKPDLTSGYTTKDDIGTDGDDTIHEPVKFYEQPNCIQAEINMPAKGDPETVDFVFLDFIQPWIIPALKFAGAGDYSDADVQRYIDGTFTYHMAQWISKNWQGDC; encoded by the exons ATGATTCTCAGGAGTAAAACACTCGCTGCTGGTTCAGCGCTGGTCGCTGTAGCTTGTGCGTCGCAACCGGGAGCTATCGCGCCTATCCCAGGTCCCATGAGGGATCTCACTTGGGGTCAGCTCAACTTTATCCACACAACTGATACTCATGGCTGGATTGGCGGTCACTTTCAGGA GCCCCAATACTCTGCCGACTGGGGTGATTATATCTCTTTCACCAAGCATATGCGCAAGCAAGCCGATGAACAAGGAAGCGACCTTCTAGTCATCGACACCGGAGATCGCATCGAAGGCAATGGTCTCTACGATGCATCAAGCCCCAAGGGCCTTTTCCAGTACGATATCTACGCCGAAGCCGACGTCGACATTCTCTGCACTGGCAATCACGAACTTTACAAGGCCTACTCGGCTGATATGGAACACAACACCACCGTTCCTAATTACAGGGGCAAATATCTTGCTTCCAACCTCGACTACATCGATTTCAAGACAGGCGATCGTGTTCCCCAAGCCCAGCGTTACAAAAAGttcaagacaaagaaccAGGGTTTCGAAATCGTTGCTTTTGGCTTCCTTTTCGACTTTACAGGAAATGCCAACAACACTGTTGTCCAGCCTGTGGAAGATACAATCAAGGAAGATTGGTTTCAGGAAGCGATCAGAGAGAAGCCGGATCTCTTTGTTGTCATTGGTCATGTTGGCCTTCGCATGGAGGAATTCAAGGTCATCTTTACCGCCATTCGAAAACAGAACTGGCATATCCCCATTGCCTTCTTCGGCGGTCATGCCCACGTCCGCGATACTGTTCAGTACGACTCCAAGGCTTTCGCCATAGCCAGTGGGCGATACTTTGAGACAATTGGTTGGATGTCCATTGATGGTATCAGCAAGGGTAGCACCAAGGAAGTTGAGGCGGCTGCTTCACCAACCTTTACTCGACGATACATCGACAACAACCTCTACGGACTACACCACCATACCGGCCTGAATCAGTCTACTTTCCCCACTGCAGATGGCAAGAGAGTCACTCAGATGATCACTCGTGCTCGCAAGGCACTTCAGCTTGACTACAAGTTTGGTTGTGCGCCGAAGACACTTTGGATGACACGAACCAAGCACACCGATGAGGATAGCATTTACTATTGGATCTCCAATCAACTTTTACCTGATATCATTACTCGCAAGGATCGCAAGGACAAGGCTCGGCtagccatcttcaacaccgGCGGTATTCGAttcgacatcttcaagggTGGCTTCACACGGGACAGTACATATGCTGTGAGCCCCTTTACCAGTGGCTTCAGCTACATCCCTGATGTTCCGTACAAGGCTGCTTCCAAAGTTATTGATCTCCTGAACAGCGCCGGAAGGATCTTGGCAGAGAATGGTGCTGATGTTAGGTTCCTGGCTATGCCTGAGCAGGCATTCCCAGCTCCAGCCATGAAGGCTATGTTTGAGGCTAATAAGGAGGGTGAGGACGAGAAGCGTCTTGAGCTCAGGAGTTTCCTTGACAAGCCTGACCTGACCTCCGGATACACTACCAAGGATGACATTGGCACTGATGGCGATGACACTATCCATGAGCCTGTCAAGTTTTACGAGCAGCCCAACTGTATCCAAGCTGAGATCAATATGCCTGCGAAGGGCGATCCCGAGACAGTTGACTTTGTGTTCCTTGACTTTATCCAGCCCTGGATCATCCCGGCCCTGAAATTTGCAGGCGCAGGTGATTACAGTGATGCTGATGTTCAGCGATACATTGATGGTACTTTCACCTACCATATGGCGCAGTGGATCAGCAAGAACTGGCAGGGTGACTGCTAG
- a CDS encoding uncharacterized protein (of unknown function-domain containing protein): MRLSLQPLLLLGLSALGAAVFQDEVGEIDFHHALLGVPQVETTFFHRPRKQDKASLLYTLSDVGLIGAVNPSNGQVVWRQQIADDITNGGGFLRAAEGEHWVAAAYGSRVQAWDALTGRNVWHNEFKGEVKDLEILELTESSRKDVLVLYDEDGTTVLRRIHGTVGNVIWEFREVAKNIPLQVSTDISKIYVISLHGSPASYSLKVTALDTLTGGRLDDFAIGTKGDVHGPKDVMFVGGNSAAPILAWADSTLTKLKVNVLGSKTTQELKLPSDAVAVTIHAPHLVQSLPHFLVHTRTKTGNKAEVYHTDLKSNQVTKAYELPHLSGPGAFSTSSDGANVYFARVTEDETLVVSSESHAVLARWPFKPAGDIEAVHAVAEVLKKPGTEGFAIRAAAVTKSDDWVLVRNGEIDWKRPEGLTGAVAAVWADIPGTENLAKVLEEEAHTNPLSAYIHRVTRHIDDLQYLPDYLASLPQQIITSIFGGEPATKKEGLHRDTFGFNKLIVLATRRGRVYGLSTEHKGQVIWSKSVLPQLPGESLEIKGIYAKDEGVVTLRGAKGEYVAIKSDTGDVVEVMPAGSLPRVSSTVAVDSPAGKWLLPVGANGEIGPVPAGFTPSETVVVRGEGETLKGVKFVEENNKVTEQEVWQLQLFRGQKIVEIAKHAAHDPVASIGRVLADRRVSYKYLNPNTIVVAAIDDAKSSLSVQLLDTVSGQVLAAQSYAGVDATKPISCAMAENWYTCTFFGRYTLEDGTKRSIQGYQIVIVDLYESSSPNDRGPLGDAVNFSSLKPVDTPTGPALPWVEEQAYVLSQPLDKLSVTQTRQGISNRQVLGYLPEAHSIAGLARQVLDARRPVGRDSTPAEKEAEGLIQYTPSIEIDPRSVISHQRNVVGVKDILTAPVIVESTSLVVAYGVDVFGTRVAPSGVFDILGNGFNKVTLVLTVVSLLGGVLFLSPMVRRKQINRTWEG, translated from the exons ATGCGGCTCTCACTCCAACCATTGCTCCTCCTGGGGCTTTCGGCCCTCGGCGCCGCAGTCTTCCAAGATGAGGTCGGCGAGATCGATTTCCACCACGCGCTCCTCGGCGTCCCCCAAGTCGAAACCACCTTCTTCCATCGCCCACGAAAGCAAGATAAGGCAAGCCTCCTTTACACACTCAGCGACGTTGGTCTCATCGGCGCCGTCAACCCCAGCAATGGCCAGGTTGTTTGGCGTCAGCAGATTGCGGACGATATCACCAATGGCGGTGGTTTCTTGCGCGCTGCTGAGGGTGAGCATTGGGTTGCTGCGGCGTATGGATCGCGAGTTCAGGCGTGGGATGCGCTAACGGGACGTAATGTGTGGCATAACGAGTTTAAGGGCGAGGTTAAGGATCTTGAGATTCTAGAGCTTACTGAGAGCTCGAGAAAGGATGTTCTGGTTCTGTATGACGAGGATGGCACCACGGTTCTACGACGTATACACGGTACTGTGGGAAATGTCATCTGGGAGTTCCGCGAGGTTGCCAAGAACATCCCTCTTCAGGTCTCGACCGACATCTCCAAGATCTACGTCATCAGCCTTCATGGATCGCCGGCATCCTACAGCCTCAAGGTTACTGCGCTCGATACCCTTACAGGAGGACGACTGGACGACTTTGCTATTGGCACTAAGGGTGACGTCCATGGACCCAAGGACGTCATGTTTGTTGGAGGCAACTCAGCCGCCCCTATCCTCGCATGGGCTGACAGCAccctcaccaagctcaaggtcaaTGTCTTGGGAAGCAAGACGACTCAGGAGCTCAAGCTGCCTTCCGACGCTGTCGCCGTTACTATTCACGCGCCTCACCTTGTTCAGTCGCTGCCTCATTTCCTCGTTCACACCCGAACCAAGACCGGAAACAAGGCCGAGGTCTATCATACCGACTTGAAGAGCAACCAGGTTACTAAGGCCTACGAACTTCCTCACCTTTCTGGCCCTGGTGCCTTTTCCACCAGCTCTGACGGAGCCAACGTTTACTTCGCCCGCGTCACTGAGGATGAGACTCTCGTTGTCTCATCTGAGTCTCACGCTGTTCTGGCCCGATGGCCCTTCAAGCCCGCTGGCGATATCGAGGCTGTTCACGCTGTTGCTGAGGTCCTCAAGAAGCCTGGCACTGAAGGCTTTGCTATccgagctgctgctgtcacCAAGTCCGATGACTGGGTTCTTGTCCGTAACGGCGAGATTGACTGGAAGCGACCTGAGGGTCTGACCGgcgctgttgctgctgtttgGGCTGACATTCCTGGTACTGAGAACCTCGCCAAGGTccttgaggaggaggctcaCACCAACCCTCTCTCGGCCTACATTCACCGTGTTACACGACATATCGACGACCTTCAATACCTTCCTGACTACCTTGCATCTCTCCCTCAACAAATCATCACTAGCATCTTCGGTGGCGAGCCCGCTACTAAGAAGGAGGGCCTGCACCGAGATACTTTTGGCTTCAACAAGCTTATTGTGCTTGCGACTCGCCGTGGTCGCGTGTATGGTCTTAGCACTGAGCACAAGGGTCAAGTCATCTGGTCCAAGTCTGTACTTCCCCAACTTCCTGGCGAGTCCCTTGAAATCAAGGGTATCTATGCCAAGGATGAGGGTGTCGTCACTCTGCGTGGCGCCAAGGGCGAGTATGTCGCCATCAAGAGCGACACTGGCGATGTAGTCGAGGTGATGCCCGCCGGTTCGCTTCCCCGTGTTTCCAGCACAGTCGCTGTCGACAGCCCTGCTGGCAAGTGGTTGCTTCCTGTTGGTGCCAACGGAGAGATTGGACCTGTTCCCGCCGGTTTCACTCCTAGCGAGACCGTCGTTGTCCGTGGTGAGGGAGAGACTCTTAAGGGTGTCAAGTTTGTTGAGGAGAACAACAAGGTCACTGAGCAAGAAGTCTGGCAGTTGCAGCTCTTCCGTGGTCAGAAGATCGTGGAGATTGCTAAGCATGCTGCTCACGACCCTGTCGCCTCTATTGGTCGTGTCCTGGCTGATCGTCGTGTCAGCTACAAGTACCTCAACCCTAACACAATCGTTGTGGCTGCTATCGACGACGCTAAGTCGTCGCTGTCTGTTCAGCTACTCGACACTGTCTCAGGTCAGGTTCTGGCTGCCCAGTCCTATGCTGGTGTCGACGCTACCAAGCCTATCTCTTGTGCCATGGCTGAGAATTGGTACACCTGCACTTTCTTTGGCCGATACACCCTTGAGGATGGCACCAAGCGATCTATCCAAGGCTACCAGATTGTCATCGTTGACCTCTACGAGTCTTCTTCTCCTAACGACCGTGGTCCTCTTGGTGACGCTGTCAACTTTTCGTCTCTCAAGCCCGTTGACACACCAACTGGACCTGCTCTGCCTTGGGTCGAGGAGCAGGCTTATGTTTTGTCTCAGCCACTCGACAAGCTGTCGGTTACACAAACACGACAAGGCATTTCAAACCGACAGGTTCTTGGCTACCTGCCTGAAGCCCACTCCATCGCCGGTCTGGCTCGCCAGGTTCTGGACGCCCGACGCCCTGTTGGCCGTGACTCAACCCCagctgagaaggaagctgaagGTCTCATCCAATACACTCCCAGCATCGAGATTGACCCTCGGTCAGTCATCTCTCACCAGCGAAATGTGGTGGGTGTCAAGGACATTCTCACAGCACCAGTCATTGTGGAAAGCACAAGTCTGGTTGTTGCTTACGGCGTGGATGTCTTCGGAACACGCGTCGCACCCAGCGGTGTATTTGATATTCTTGGAAACGGCTTCAACAAGGTGACACTTGTTTTGACCGTTGTTTCGCTGCTGGGCGGCGTACTCTTCCTCTCACCGATG GTAAGGAGGAAACAGATCAACAGGACTTGGGAGGGCTGA